One segment of Bradyrhizobium sp. CB2312 DNA contains the following:
- a CDS encoding SAM-dependent methyltransferase — MTDQPLLNEIKALIKSSGPMPVWRYMELCLMHPRHGYYISRDPLGREGDFTTSPEVSQMFGELLGLWTASVWKQMGSPEFLRLIELGPGRGTMMADALRALRVLPPLYQALHIHMVEVNPVLRERQSATLSGVRNIAWHDSIDDVPEGPSVILANEYFDVLPIHQMVRHESGWHERVIELDPNGKLQFGAAAEPTPRFDVLLPPLVRAAPIGAVFEWRPDAEIMKLATRVRDQDGAALIIDYGHLRSDAGDTFQAIARHTFTDPLKAPGQADVTAHVDFQALARAAEDVGARVHGPVTQGDFLKRVGIDTRAAALMQKATPEVATDISVALKRLTDTGRSGMGSMFKVLGISEPRLSGIAGLSDLEHHGGN, encoded by the coding sequence GTGACCGACCAGCCGCTACTCAACGAGATCAAGGCGCTGATCAAATCCTCAGGCCCCATGCCGGTCTGGCGGTACATGGAACTGTGCCTGATGCACCCGCGCCACGGCTATTACATCTCGCGCGACCCGCTCGGGCGTGAAGGCGACTTCACCACCTCGCCCGAGGTGAGCCAGATGTTCGGCGAGCTGCTCGGCCTGTGGACAGCCTCGGTGTGGAAGCAGATGGGCTCGCCGGAATTTTTGCGTCTGATCGAGCTCGGCCCCGGCCGCGGCACCATGATGGCGGATGCGCTGCGCGCGCTCCGCGTGCTGCCGCCGCTGTATCAGGCGCTCCATATCCACATGGTCGAGGTCAATCCCGTGCTGCGCGAGCGGCAGAGCGCGACCCTGTCGGGCGTGCGCAACATCGCCTGGCACGACAGCATCGACGACGTGCCCGAAGGCCCCAGCGTCATCCTCGCCAACGAATATTTCGACGTGCTGCCGATCCACCAGATGGTCCGCCACGAGAGCGGCTGGCACGAGCGCGTGATCGAGCTCGACCCCAACGGCAAGCTTCAATTCGGCGCGGCGGCCGAGCCGACGCCGCGTTTCGATGTGCTGCTGCCGCCGCTGGTGCGCGCCGCGCCCATCGGCGCGGTGTTCGAATGGCGGCCGGACGCCGAGATCATGAAGCTCGCCACGCGCGTGCGCGACCAGGACGGCGCGGCGCTGATCATCGACTATGGCCATCTGCGCAGCGATGCCGGCGACACTTTCCAGGCGATCGCGCGCCACACCTTCACTGACCCCTTGAAGGCACCGGGCCAGGCCGACGTCACCGCCCATGTCGATTTCCAGGCGCTGGCGCGTGCAGCAGAAGACGTCGGCGCGCGCGTGCACGGTCCGGTGACGCAAGGCGATTTCCTCAAGCGTGTCGGCATCGACACCCGGGCCGCCGCGTTGATGCAGAAGGCGACGCCGGAAGTGGCCACCGACATTTCCGTGGCGCTGAAGCGCCTGACCGATACCGGGCGCAGCGGCATGGGCTCGATGTTCAAGGTGCTCGGCATCTCCGAGCCGCGGCTGTCGGGCATCGCCGGCCTCAGCGATCTCGAGCACCACGGAGGCAATTGA
- the lgt gene encoding prolipoprotein diacylglyceryl transferase, translating to MPFLLIDFPAFKPIAIEIGPFAIRWYALAYICGIVFGWLYARSLLKNQRLWGGPAPISLAQIDDFILWVTLGIILGGRTGYVLFYNLPFFMEHPAAIIRLWEGGMSFHGGFLGCVVAVMWFAYRNGISILSLGDITTAVAPVGLLLGRIANFINGELWGRATDPSLPWAMIFPNDPTQLPRHPSQLYEAGMEGILLFTVLAIMIRFGALKRPGMILGAFILIYGLTRIAGEHFREPDVQLGFLWGGLTMGMLLSIPMLIVGGILIVWAVRRGAPKPNKAVR from the coding sequence ATGCCCTTTCTGCTGATCGACTTCCCCGCCTTCAAACCGATCGCGATCGAGATCGGTCCGTTCGCGATCCGCTGGTACGCGCTGGCCTATATCTGCGGCATCGTGTTTGGCTGGCTCTATGCGCGCTCGCTCTTGAAGAACCAGCGGCTGTGGGGCGGACCGGCGCCGATCTCGCTGGCGCAGATCGACGACTTCATCCTGTGGGTCACGCTCGGCATCATCCTCGGCGGCCGCACCGGCTATGTGCTGTTCTACAATCTGCCCTTCTTCATGGAGCACCCCGCCGCGATCATCCGGTTGTGGGAGGGCGGCATGTCGTTCCATGGCGGCTTCCTCGGCTGCGTCGTCGCGGTGATGTGGTTTGCCTACCGCAACGGCATCTCGATCCTCTCGCTCGGCGACATCACCACCGCTGTCGCCCCGGTCGGACTCTTGCTCGGGCGCATCGCCAATTTCATCAACGGCGAATTGTGGGGCCGCGCCACCGATCCCAGCCTGCCCTGGGCGATGATCTTCCCGAACGATCCCACCCAGCTGCCCCGCCATCCGAGCCAGCTCTATGAAGCCGGCATGGAGGGCATCCTGCTGTTCACCGTGCTCGCGATCATGATCCGCTTCGGTGCCTTGAAACGGCCCGGCATGATCCTCGGCGCTTTCATCCTGATCTATGGCCTGACCCGCATCGCCGGCGAGCACTTCCGCGAGCCGGACGTCCAGCTCGGCTTCCTCTGGGGCGGGTTAACCATGGGCATGCTGTTGTCGATCCCGATGCTTATTGTCGGGGGCATACTTATTGTATGGGCAGTGCGGCGCGGTGCGCCGAAGCCGAACAAGGCCGTTCGTTAA
- a CDS encoding dienelactone hydrolase family protein produces MIDQQIAIPTKDGHTATFITHPERAGPFPVILFYMDAPAIREELRDMARRLATSGYYVMLPNLYYRSGVMELGPLPADPNAPERKRMFALMGSLTIPMIMDDTRALLTYAEGQAAANTKIVGTVGYCMSGRYAVNAATHFPDRVKAAASIYGTQLATDRDDSPHLAASKTKAELYFACAETDIYAPTEIIEKVRQGMSGAKAEVEIYPGTHHGFAFPKRPVYDRDAAERHWERLLALYRRNLV; encoded by the coding sequence ATGATCGACCAGCAGATCGCGATCCCCACCAAGGACGGCCACACCGCAACCTTCATCACCCATCCCGAACGCGCCGGACCGTTTCCGGTCATCCTGTTCTACATGGACGCGCCGGCGATCCGCGAGGAGCTGCGCGACATGGCGCGCCGGCTCGCGACCTCGGGCTATTACGTGATGCTGCCGAACCTCTATTATCGCTCCGGCGTGATGGAGCTCGGCCCGCTGCCGGCCGATCCGAACGCGCCCGAGCGCAAGCGCATGTTCGCCCTGATGGGCTCGCTCACGATTCCCATGATCATGGACGACACCCGCGCCCTGCTCACCTATGCGGAGGGCCAGGCCGCCGCGAACACCAAAATCGTCGGCACCGTCGGCTATTGCATGAGCGGCCGCTACGCGGTCAACGCCGCCACGCACTTCCCCGATCGCGTCAAGGCCGCCGCCTCGATCTACGGCACCCAGCTTGCGACCGACCGGGACGACAGTCCGCATCTTGCGGCAAGCAAGACCAAGGCCGAGCTCTATTTCGCCTGCGCCGAGACCGACATCTACGCGCCCACGGAGATCATCGAGAAAGTCAGGCAGGGCATGAGCGGCGCCAAAGCCGAGGTCGAGATCTATCCCGGCACGCATCACGGCTTTGCCTTTCCCAAGCGCCCGGTCTACGACCGCGACGCCGCCGAGCGGCATTGGGAGCGCCTACTGGCGCTCTATCGCCGCAATCTTGTCTAG
- a CDS encoding accessory factor UbiK family protein, producing the protein MTQTSNRFFDEIGRLMNDAAGAAQGVKREFDTVMRTQAEKFLRDMDLVKREEFEAVKDMARLAREENEALKARIAALEAKLGGS; encoded by the coding sequence ATGACCCAGACCAGCAACCGATTTTTCGACGAGATCGGCCGCCTGATGAACGACGCCGCCGGTGCCGCCCAGGGCGTCAAGCGCGAGTTCGATACGGTGATGCGCACCCAGGCCGAGAAATTCCTGCGCGACATGGACCTGGTCAAGCGCGAGGAGTTCGAGGCGGTCAAGGACATGGCCCGCCTGGCGCGCGAGGAGAACGAAGCCCTGAAGGCACGGATCGCGGCGCTGGAGGCCAAGCTGGGCGGGTCATGA
- a CDS encoding 50S ribosomal protein L25/general stress protein Ctc, whose protein sequence is MATTVKELKATARPKSGKGAARAERRAGRVPGVIYGDNQPPLTISIADRELRQRILAGRFLTTLVDIDLDGKKHRVIPRDYHLDPVKDFPIHVDFMRLGEGATIRISVPLHVVKAEGSPGVKRGGTVNIVAHAIELECGVESIPQYIEADVGSLEIGHSLHLSDVKLPAGVKALTREDATLVTIVPPSGYAEEQKAAAAAAAGGAAPAAGAAAPAAGAAAPAAGAAAPAAAKAPAGGDKKK, encoded by the coding sequence ATGGCGACGACCGTCAAGGAATTGAAGGCGACCGCACGTCCGAAGAGCGGCAAGGGGGCCGCCCGGGCTGAGCGTCGCGCCGGGCGAGTTCCCGGAGTGATCTATGGTGACAACCAGCCCCCGCTGACGATCTCGATTGCAGATCGTGAACTGCGCCAGCGCATCCTCGCCGGCCGGTTCCTGACCACGCTGGTCGACATCGACCTCGACGGCAAGAAGCACCGCGTGATTCCGCGCGACTATCACCTGGATCCGGTCAAGGACTTCCCGATCCATGTCGACTTCATGCGGCTCGGCGAAGGCGCCACCATCCGCATCAGCGTGCCCTTGCACGTGGTGAAGGCGGAAGGCTCCCCGGGCGTGAAGCGCGGCGGCACCGTCAACATCGTCGCCCACGCGATCGAGCTCGAATGCGGCGTCGAGAGCATTCCGCAGTACATCGAGGCCGACGTCGGCTCGCTCGAAATCGGTCACTCGCTGCATCTGTCGGACGTCAAGCTGCCGGCCGGCGTCAAGGCGCTGACCCGCGAGGACGCGACCCTCGTCACCATCGTGCCGCCGTCCGGCTACGCCGAAGAGCAGAAGGCCGCGGCTGCGGCTGCTGCTGGTGGCGCGGCTCCGGCTGCGGGCGCTGCTGCTCCGGCGGCCGGCGCGGCTGCTCCGGCGGCTGGTGCTGCTGCTCCGGCGGCTGCCAAGGCTCCCGCCGGCGGCGACAAGAAGAAGTAA
- the pth gene encoding aminoacyl-tRNA hydrolase: protein MRLFVGLGNPGAKYARNRHNIGFMAVDEIARRHGFSPWRRRFQGETSEGALGTERVILLKPTTYMNDSGRAVQEAAGFFKIAPGDVTVFHDELELPPGKVRVKIGGGIAGHNGLRSISAHIGNDYRRVRLGIGHPGVKELVHGHVLSDFAKADNDWVTTLCDAVAEHAALIAKGTDATFANRVHLAMQAKGFLTKDENGKE, encoded by the coding sequence ATGCGACTCTTTGTTGGGCTCGGCAATCCCGGCGCGAAATACGCACGTAACCGGCACAATATCGGCTTCATGGCCGTCGACGAGATCGCGCGGCGTCATGGTTTTTCACCATGGCGCCGTCGTTTTCAGGGCGAGACCTCGGAAGGTGCGCTCGGCACTGAGCGCGTGATCCTGCTCAAGCCCACGACCTACATGAACGATTCCGGCCGCGCCGTGCAGGAAGCGGCAGGCTTCTTCAAGATCGCGCCGGGCGACGTCACCGTGTTCCACGACGAACTCGAACTGCCGCCGGGCAAGGTGCGGGTGAAGATCGGCGGCGGCATCGCCGGCCACAACGGCCTGCGCTCGATCTCCGCGCATATCGGCAACGACTACCGCCGGGTGCGGCTCGGCATCGGTCATCCCGGCGTCAAGGAACTGGTGCACGGCCACGTGCTGTCGGACTTCGCCAAGGCCGACAACGACTGGGTGACGACGCTCTGCGACGCGGTCGCCGAGCACGCGGCACTGATCGCCAAGGGCACGGACGCGACCTTCGCCAACAGGGTGCATCTCGCCATGCAGGCGAAGGGATTTTTGACCAAGGACGAGAACGGCAAGGAATAG